In Halarcobacter bivalviorum, a genomic segment contains:
- a CDS encoding sensor histidine kinase has translation MNLIKNMNIKSKLGILFSILCISIAILAYKAVNISEDNIETLKVVHSKSQAILSLQNKIITPLYSLRQLNQSLVMAPNKEIRKEIEKDLNKIIEKLDIDFENVKVYSPMLFEMWQSYKEHIFQTKKYLEEEFEEGAYINVTTVSKKQFDILVERLFFLQKQSLNNATVAYSEAVKKSKEIKLEVFISIALILCFAVVIGWFVSNNILTSIYKVQNGLNDFFKYLNDKTTKVSKIEIDGRDEFRQMAAIINKNVAYIRINVEQNEALIKNATRVLENIESGNLGTRLTQNTNNVSLNELKNMINNMIGNLEEKIQKEINQRLQQEQILIQQSKLAAMGEMIGNIAHQWRQPLAQISAIHMNMKVTYDFEKFTKEYLDTKIKEANKLTSYMSQTIDDFQNFFKPQGEKELFSIEKACREAYFIVESSLKYHGIDLSFDVKEDSEVLGYKNEFSQVILNLISNAKDIILERKTKNPQINIEIKAGEHYALVKVEDNAGGVKENIIDKIFDPYFTTRHKTQGTGIGLYMAKNIIERNMHGFINVKNSEQGAIFIVKVSKKA, from the coding sequence ATGAACTTAATAAAAAATATGAATATCAAATCAAAGTTAGGAATACTATTTAGTATTCTTTGTATTTCAATCGCAATTTTAGCCTATAAGGCTGTAAATATTAGTGAGGATAATATTGAAACTTTAAAAGTAGTCCATAGTAAGTCTCAAGCAATTTTATCTTTACAAAATAAAATTATTACTCCTTTATATAGTTTAAGACAACTAAATCAATCTTTAGTTATGGCTCCAAATAAAGAGATTAGAAAAGAGATTGAAAAAGATTTAAATAAGATTATAGAGAAGTTAGATATAGATTTTGAAAATGTAAAAGTTTATAGTCCTATGCTTTTTGAAATGTGGCAAAGTTATAAAGAGCATATTTTTCAAACAAAAAAATATTTAGAAGAGGAGTTTGAAGAGGGAGCTTATATAAATGTAACAACGGTAAGTAAAAAACAATTTGATATTTTGGTAGAGAGACTTTTCTTTTTACAAAAACAATCTTTAAATAATGCTACTGTAGCTTATAGTGAAGCAGTAAAAAAATCAAAAGAGATAAAACTAGAAGTCTTTATAAGTATTGCTTTAATTCTTTGTTTTGCAGTTGTGATTGGTTGGTTTGTATCAAATAATATTTTAACTTCAATTTATAAAGTTCAAAATGGTTTAAATGATTTCTTTAAATATTTAAATGACAAAACAACAAAAGTCTCTAAAATAGAGATAGATGGACGAGATGAATTTAGGCAAATGGCTGCAATTATTAATAAAAATGTGGCTTATATTAGAATAAATGTAGAACAAAATGAGGCTTTAATTAAAAATGCCACAAGAGTTCTAGAAAATATTGAGAGTGGAAATTTAGGGACAAGACTTACTCAAAATACAAATAATGTTTCATTAAATGAACTTAAAAATATGATTAATAATATGATTGGAAACTTAGAAGAGAAGATTCAAAAAGAGATTAATCAAAGATTACAACAAGAGCAAATACTTATTCAACAAAGTAAATTAGCCGCAATGGGAGAGATGATAGGAAATATTGCCCATCAATGGCGACAACCATTAGCACAGATTTCAGCAATACACATGAATATGAAAGTAACTTATGATTTTGAAAAGTTTACAAAAGAGTATTTAGATACAAAAATAAAAGAGGCTAATAAATTAACTTCTTATATGTCTCAAACAATAGATGACTTTCAAAACTTCTTTAAACCACAAGGAGAAAAGGAGTTGTTTTCTATAGAAAAAGCTTGTAGAGAAGCTTATTTTATTGTGGAGTCTTCTTTAAAATATCATGGAATAGATTTAAGTTTTGATGTAAAAGAAGATAGTGAGGTCTTAGGTTATAAAAATGAGTTTTCACAAGTTATTTTAAATTTGATTAGTAATGCAAAAGATATTATCTTAGAGAGGAAAACTAAAAATCCTCAAATAAATATAGAGATAAAAGCAGGAGAACATTATGCTCTTGTAAAAGTAGAAGATAATGCAGGGGGAGTAAAAGAGAATATTATAGATAAAATTTTTGACCCTTATTTTACTACAAGACATAAAACTCAAGGTACAGGAATAGGTCTTTATATGGCTAAAAATATTATTGAAAGAAATATGCATGGGTTTATAAATGTTAAAAATAGTGAACAAGGAGCAATCTTTATTGTAAAAGTATCAAAAAAAGCTTAG
- a CDS encoding ABC transporter substrate-binding protein, whose protein sequence is MFKILILISLLFSSLFSSSHLIKKLEFREDRSSLNKAQRLDPNSHINIFLPSIPYSYIAKATNAGLIRSYDNEKGWVYDLAESHKRVDDYTYIFTLRDNLRFQNGEAFTIDDVIYNLNYFRKYPFLYTNINKIDFEVKKLDERRVKIILKQKYEMFLTDLARVYFYTKEYIQKYKPVGAETGTANKVPGEFGMGPYIIKSGYAIGSEQTNKIELEANPYYWNKEFPKIKRITVYTQLDINKAIDDITKYEGKLDLMPIPFNKKFEVILSKYSKLIISKSTDNFVIFFNLINGNKKLLNEEVRVALNQALDQERLLNFVYKKEGRVSPFTTSINYKVVEEVAKEYEIKEKKLTEEKLHSLLNGLKLKVFTQDRFMFLFKGIEFQLKKYGVSFEYAVTNSEKDIYKQLLTTSSNKNTKEWDLLIWGDDDWYYQNPWTVFFIYEIGSAWSTIPKDDTMKAYIENYFLTKTGTLEYKELVKNILHRARQKAYTLRVPSLNKVIAVNKELIYKPYEGGIIPLWEIELSKDHWSVRGKKEYKKELQEAVKPERIK, encoded by the coding sequence TTGTTTAAAATTCTAATTTTAATATCTTTACTTTTCTCTTCATTATTCTCTTCTTCTCATCTTATCAAAAAATTAGAATTTAGAGAGGATAGGAGTTCATTAAATAAAGCCCAAAGATTAGACCCAAATTCTCATATAAATATTTTTCTTCCTTCAATCCCTTATTCATATATTGCAAAAGCTACAAATGCAGGACTTATTCGTTCATATGATAATGAAAAAGGTTGGGTTTATGACTTAGCAGAATCTCATAAAAGAGTAGATGATTATACTTATATTTTTACTCTAAGAGATAATCTAAGATTTCAAAATGGGGAAGCTTTTACTATTGATGATGTGATATACAATCTAAACTATTTTAGAAAATATCCTTTTTTGTATACAAATATTAACAAGATAGATTTTGAAGTTAAAAAACTTGATGAAAGAAGAGTTAAAATCATTTTAAAACAAAAATATGAGATGTTTTTAACTGACCTTGCAAGAGTATATTTTTATACAAAAGAGTATATCCAAAAGTATAAACCAGTAGGTGCTGAAACAGGGACTGCTAATAAAGTGCCTGGTGAGTTTGGAATGGGACCTTATATTATTAAAAGTGGTTATGCAATAGGAAGTGAACAAACAAATAAAATTGAGTTAGAAGCAAATCCTTACTATTGGAATAAAGAGTTTCCTAAAATAAAACGAATTACTGTTTATACGCAGTTGGATATAAATAAAGCAATAGATGATATTACTAAATATGAAGGAAAGTTAGATTTAATGCCTATTCCTTTTAATAAGAAATTTGAAGTAATTTTATCAAAATACTCAAAACTTATTATCTCTAAATCAACAGATAACTTTGTAATATTTTTTAATTTAATAAATGGGAACAAAAAGCTTCTTAATGAAGAGGTAAGAGTAGCTTTAAATCAAGCTCTTGACCAAGAGAGGCTTTTAAATTTTGTATATAAAAAAGAGGGACGAGTTTCTCCTTTTACTACTTCAATAAACTATAAAGTAGTTGAAGAAGTAGCAAAAGAGTATGAAATAAAAGAGAAAAAACTTACAGAAGAGAAGTTACATAGTTTATTAAATGGGCTGAAATTAAAAGTCTTTACTCAAGATAGATTTATGTTTTTATTTAAAGGAATAGAGTTTCAGTTAAAAAAATATGGAGTAAGTTTTGAATATGCTGTAACAAATAGTGAGAAAGATATTTATAAACAACTTCTAACAACAAGTTCAAATAAAAATACAAAAGAGTGGGACCTTTTAATTTGGGGAGATGATGACTGGTATTATCAAAATCCTTGGACTGTATTTTTTATTTATGAAATAGGAAGTGCCTGGTCAACTATTCCTAAAGATGACACAATGAAAGCTTATATAGAAAACTATTTTCTTACTAAAACAGGAACTTTGGAATATAAAGAACTTGTTAAAAATATTTTACATAGAGCAAGACAAAAGGCATATACTTTAAGAGTACCCTCTTTAAATAAAGTTATTGCAGTAAATAAAGAGCTAATATATAAGCCTTATGAAGGTGGAATAATTCCTTTATGGGAGATAGAATTAAGTAAAGACCACTGGTCGGTAAGAGGAAAAAAAGAGTATAAAAAAGAGCTTCAAGAAGCAGTTAAACCAGAAAGAATAAAGTAG
- a CDS encoding response regulator transcription factor: protein MQKEFLDKLKGLKILYAEDEVGIRENIADSLSYYVKEVFQASNGQEALELYEKEKPDIILSDIHMPILNGIEFVKKVRQTNRTIPIVMITAHTDKKYLLEAVELHMEKYIIKPVELEALFEVLEKCVSLLVLNKKVFLKVDEDYSYDYDKKELRYKDEVIILNKKEMNFFEVLISNQNRITTYEELQDKVWGDDIMTDSALRSLVRNLRKKLPTDIIFNLSGTGYRFV from the coding sequence ATGCAAAAGGAGTTTTTAGATAAGTTAAAAGGTTTAAAAATCCTTTATGCTGAAGATGAGGTAGGTATAAGAGAGAATATCGCTGATAGTTTAAGTTATTATGTAAAAGAGGTTTTTCAAGCTTCAAATGGGCAAGAGGCTTTAGAGCTTTATGAAAAAGAGAAACCAGATATTATCTTAAGCGATATTCATATGCCTATTTTAAATGGAATAGAGTTTGTAAAAAAAGTACGCCAAACAAATAGAACTATTCCAATAGTAATGATTACAGCCCATACAGATAAAAAATATTTACTTGAAGCTGTTGAACTTCATATGGAAAAATATATCATAAAACCAGTTGAGCTAGAGGCTTTATTTGAAGTTTTAGAAAAATGTGTTTCTCTTCTTGTTCTAAATAAAAAAGTTTTTCTAAAAGTGGATGAAGATTATAGTTATGATTATGATAAAAAAGAGCTACGATATAAAGATGAGGTTATTATTCTAAACAAAAAAGAGATGAACTTCTTTGAAGTTCTTATCTCTAACCAAAATCGAATAACTACATATGAAGAGCTTCAAGATAAAGTTTGGGGTGATGATATTATGACAGATAGTGCTTTACGCTCATTAGTTCGAAATCTAAGAAAAAAACTTCCTACGGATATAATCTTTAATCTATCAGGAACAGGATACCGTTTTGTTTAA
- a CDS encoding molybdopterin-dependent oxidoreductase yields MNNSRRDFLKAGAVASAALAGSGTLSGAVAKEFASRTKKIPSASHFGAFYAHVRDNKIVDITSQLDSDANPTVMVKALADRNSSDSRVKYPVVRKSYLEGKGRGDLRGKEEFVRVSWDTAIDLVAKAIKKAQEKGGNEALYNASYGGWAHPGAFKPNALAGRFFNQIGGAVRTSGEYSNGAAGQVNPSIVGDMEVYSIQTAHEQIIENTEVMVLWGADLYKTNRAGYSVHNHRCFDAYEEYKKAGIKVISIDPIYTMSAQEFKAEWIKIRPGSDVALMLGMMNYLYKSGKYDKKFIETYTYGFDKFLPYLLGKEDGIEKTPEWAENLTEIPAETIKQLADIMVSKRTFIAGNWAMQRAHHGEQVDWSIITLASMLGQIGLPGGGFGFSMHYEGGGDANSGKNTVGGMSQGGGDKVKIAIPASRMSDLINKPGETVTYKGKVIKYPKVEFMLSAGGSPIGHQPDVNELIEAMRKLDTVVVVEPWWTPTAKMADIVLPATTTMERDDIAGAMSYSADRIYAMKKIVEPRYESKDDYEIFTLLADKFGKGRRFSRGRTVKEWLERLYKRSSANREMGITFDKFWEMGVIKYDIPDSARKFVRHEAFRKDPVNNALKTETGKIQIFSDKFASYGYDDFKGHVMWFEPAEWLGNKELVKKYPLHLVSPHPTYRIHSQLDNTWVQNVHKVQGREPIRISPNDAKKFGVRDGEIVEVYNDRGSLLAGVVVTNTIRDGVVAIEEGAWYSPEDANAGDSFFGGNDQRKVRCNSGQVNVLTSSRPTSQMAQATTANTVLVSIRKAGTVTPNVAYNPPKIIGA; encoded by the coding sequence ATGAACAATTCAAGAAGAGACTTTTTAAAAGCAGGGGCAGTAGCTTCAGCTGCATTAGCAGGAAGTGGAACATTAAGTGGAGCTGTTGCAAAAGAGTTTGCAAGTAGAACTAAAAAAATTCCAAGTGCTTCTCACTTTGGAGCTTTTTATGCTCATGTAAGGGACAATAAAATTGTTGATATTACTTCACAATTAGATTCAGATGCAAATCCAACTGTTATGGTAAAAGCTTTAGCAGATAGAAATAGTTCAGACTCAAGGGTTAAATATCCAGTAGTTAGAAAAAGTTACCTTGAAGGAAAAGGAAGAGGTGATTTAAGAGGGAAAGAAGAGTTTGTAAGAGTTTCTTGGGATACAGCTATTGATTTAGTTGCAAAAGCAATTAAAAAAGCACAAGAAAAAGGTGGAAATGAAGCACTTTATAATGCTTCTTATGGTGGATGGGCACATCCAGGTGCTTTTAAACCAAATGCACTAGCTGGAAGATTTTTTAACCAAATAGGTGGAGCTGTTAGAACATCAGGTGAGTATTCAAATGGTGCAGCGGGACAAGTAAATCCATCTATTGTTGGAGATATGGAGGTTTACTCTATTCAAACTGCACATGAACAAATTATTGAGAATACAGAAGTAATGGTTTTATGGGGAGCAGATTTATATAAAACAAATAGAGCAGGGTATTCTGTACATAACCATAGATGTTTTGATGCTTATGAAGAGTATAAAAAAGCAGGGATTAAAGTAATCTCAATTGACCCAATCTATACAATGTCTGCACAAGAGTTCAAAGCTGAGTGGATTAAAATTAGACCAGGAAGTGATGTTGCTTTAATGTTAGGAATGATGAACTACTTATATAAAAGTGGTAAATATGATAAAAAATTTATTGAAACATATACTTATGGTTTTGATAAATTCTTACCATACCTTTTAGGTAAAGAAGATGGTATTGAAAAAACACCTGAATGGGCAGAGAACTTAACAGAAATCCCGGCAGAAACTATCAAACAGTTAGCTGATATTATGGTTTCAAAAAGAACATTTATAGCTGGAAACTGGGCGATGCAAAGAGCACACCATGGAGAGCAAGTTGACTGGTCTATTATTACTTTAGCTTCAATGCTTGGACAAATTGGACTTCCAGGTGGTGGTTTTGGTTTCTCTATGCATTATGAGGGTGGAGGAGATGCAAACTCTGGTAAAAATACTGTTGGTGGTATGAGTCAAGGTGGAGGAGATAAAGTAAAAATTGCTATTCCTGCTTCAAGAATGAGTGACTTAATTAATAAACCAGGTGAGACTGTAACTTACAAAGGTAAAGTTATCAAATATCCAAAAGTAGAGTTTATGTTAAGTGCAGGTGGTTCACCAATTGGTCACCAACCAGATGTAAATGAATTAATTGAAGCGATGAGAAAGCTTGATACAGTAGTTGTAGTAGAGCCTTGGTGGACACCAACAGCAAAAATGGCTGATATTGTTTTACCGGCAACAACAACTATGGAAAGAGATGATATTGCAGGGGCTATGTCTTATTCAGCAGATAGAATCTATGCAATGAAAAAGATTGTAGAGCCAAGATATGAATCAAAAGATGATTATGAAATCTTTACTTTACTTGCTGATAAATTTGGTAAAGGAAGAAGATTTTCAAGAGGTAGAACTGTAAAAGAGTGGTTAGAAAGATTATATAAAAGATCTTCTGCAAATAGAGAGATGGGAATTACTTTTGATAAATTCTGGGAGATGGGAGTTATTAAATATGATATTCCTGATAGTGCAAGAAAATTTGTTAGACATGAGGCTTTTAGAAAAGACCCTGTAAATAATGCACTTAAAACAGAGACTGGAAAAATTCAAATCTTCTCAGATAAGTTTGCTTCTTATGGATATGATGATTTTAAAGGTCATGTAATGTGGTTTGAACCAGCAGAGTGGTTAGGAAATAAAGAGTTAGTGAAAAAATATCCACTACATTTAGTCTCTCCTCACCCAACATATAGAATTCACTCACAGTTAGATAATACTTGGGTGCAAAATGTACATAAAGTACAAGGTAGAGAACCTATTAGAATCTCTCCAAATGATGCGAAAAAATTTGGAGTAAGAGATGGTGAGATTGTAGAAGTTTACAATGATAGAGGAAGTTTACTTGCTGGTGTTGTTGTGACAAATACAATTAGAGATGGTGTTGTAGCTATTGAAGAGGGTGCTTGGTACTCTCCTGAAGATGCCAATGCTGGCGATTCATTCTTTGGAGGAAATGACCAAAGAAAAGTAAGATGTAATTCTGGTCAAGTAAATGTTTTAACATCTTCAAGACCAACATCACAAATGGCACAAGCAACTACAGCAAATACTGTACTTGTAAGTATAAGAAAAGCAGGGACTGTAACTCCAAATGTAGCTTACAATCCACCAAAAATTATAGGAGCTTAA
- a CDS encoding iron-containing alcohol dehydrogenase, with protein MTYTYHNPTVIEFGKNKIESITNYIPKDSKVLFVFGGGSIKKNGVYEQVIKALEGYDFLEFSGVEPNPTVETMNKAVKLVKEENIDFVLAVGGGSVVDGCKYLVAAALYEGDAWDFLDGSAQPKEALPLGVVLTLPATGSESNSGTVVSRKETNEKRYFFSPFIFPKFAVLDPSVMSSLDDRQLANGLVDAFVHTCEQYITCPNDSLLHDGYSETILKGLVSLAKDWDKRDTYNWQENLMLLANQALNGFIGSGVAQDWATHMIGHELTAFYGLDHGRSLAVVQPQLLRVMFEDKKEKLLQMGQKVFNINDAQETIEKIEELYHSLGVSTNLNDYGIDNKVVSNVTSALEKHGMTAIGENQNITLDKVEEILNLAAK; from the coding sequence ATGACATATACATATCATAACCCTACAGTTATTGAGTTTGGAAAGAATAAAATAGAGTCAATCACAAATTATATTCCAAAAGATTCAAAGGTATTATTTGTTTTTGGTGGTGGTTCTATTAAGAAAAATGGTGTTTATGAACAAGTAATTAAAGCTTTAGAAGGATATGACTTTTTAGAGTTTAGTGGTGTTGAACCAAATCCTACTGTTGAGACTATGAATAAAGCAGTAAAGTTAGTAAAAGAAGAGAATATAGATTTTGTTTTAGCTGTTGGTGGAGGTTCAGTAGTTGATGGTTGTAAATATCTAGTTGCAGCAGCCTTATATGAGGGAGATGCTTGGGATTTCTTAGATGGAAGTGCCCAACCTAAAGAAGCTTTACCTTTAGGTGTTGTTTTAACTCTTCCTGCAACAGGTAGTGAATCAAATAGTGGAACAGTAGTTTCAAGAAAAGAGACAAATGAAAAGAGATACTTTTTTTCTCCTTTTATTTTTCCTAAGTTTGCAGTACTTGACCCAAGTGTAATGAGTTCATTAGATGATAGACAACTTGCAAATGGATTAGTTGATGCTTTTGTTCATACTTGTGAACAATATATCACTTGTCCAAATGACTCTTTATTACATGATGGATATAGTGAAACTATTTTAAAAGGTTTAGTTTCTCTTGCAAAAGATTGGGATAAAAGAGATACTTATAATTGGCAAGAAAATCTAATGCTTCTAGCAAATCAAGCTTTAAATGGATTTATTGGTTCGGGTGTAGCACAAGATTGGGCAACTCATATGATAGGACATGAATTAACTGCCTTTTATGGACTAGACCATGGAAGAAGTTTAGCTGTAGTTCAACCACAACTTTTAAGAGTAATGTTTGAGGATAAAAAAGAGAAACTACTTCAAATGGGACAAAAGGTATTTAATATAAATGATGCACAAGAGACTATTGAAAAAATTGAAGAGTTATACCATTCACTTGGCGTATCAACAAATTTAAATGATTATGGAATTGATAATAAAGTTGTATCAAATGTTACAAGTGCTTTAGAAAAACATGGAATGACTGCAATTGGTGAAAACCAAAATATTACACTTGATAAAGTAGAAGAGATTCTTAACTTAGCAGCAAAATAG
- a CDS encoding Opr family porin, which produces MKATKLSLIAILAIGIPSISSASSLQEALTSGKISGEFAVTYEQRKMDKELTKWGNYYNDTDYSVGSFALKYESGIWNNLSLTSKVRAYKTIFEGGEDEFHYQGKGDAAERFWYKDGSRRSVDLEELFLAYNYEAISVKAGRQFISTDWMNKTQDALKVDANFDNTSIEAIWSQRHGRIYSRDYRPMTKMNENKGVYKIALTQKFNENISATIYDFIAPDNRDIIGGRVNLKYADTSFRAHYAVNKPDDSNEEDSSIIDLMLSTSIAGFTPYLGYIQIDKDQGFTHLAGEIINPFEEGDQIYLKDARTYYLGLSKAFGDLSATLLYGNTQYDKADESYDQDETTLWLGYKINKELSANLGLTHVNVDSDDEEETDQDQINLTVTYSF; this is translated from the coding sequence ATGAAAGCTACAAAATTAAGTCTTATTGCTATTTTAGCAATTGGTATTCCTTCTATTTCAAGTGCTTCATCTTTACAAGAAGCATTAACAAGTGGAAAGATAAGTGGAGAGTTTGCAGTTACATATGAACAAAGGAAAATGGATAAAGAGTTAACTAAATGGGGTAACTATTATAATGATACAGATTACTCAGTTGGTTCTTTTGCACTAAAATATGAAAGTGGAATTTGGAATAATCTAAGTTTAACTTCAAAAGTTAGAGCCTATAAAACAATCTTTGAAGGTGGAGAAGATGAATTTCATTATCAAGGTAAAGGTGATGCTGCTGAAAGATTTTGGTATAAAGATGGAAGTAGAAGAAGTGTAGATTTAGAAGAGCTTTTCTTAGCCTATAATTATGAAGCAATTTCTGTAAAAGCTGGTAGACAATTTATCTCTACAGATTGGATGAATAAAACTCAAGACGCCTTAAAAGTTGATGCAAACTTTGATAATACTTCTATTGAAGCTATTTGGTCTCAAAGACACGGTAGAATCTATTCAAGAGATTATAGACCTATGACTAAAATGAATGAAAATAAAGGTGTTTATAAAATAGCTTTGACACAAAAATTTAATGAAAATATCTCTGCTACTATTTATGATTTTATTGCTCCTGATAATAGAGATATTATTGGTGGAAGAGTAAATTTAAAATATGCAGATACTTCATTTAGAGCTCACTATGCTGTAAATAAACCAGATGATTCTAATGAAGAAGATTCTAGTATCATTGATTTAATGCTTAGTACTTCTATAGCTGGATTCACACCATATTTAGGGTATATTCAAATTGATAAAGACCAAGGTTTTACTCATCTTGCAGGAGAGATTATTAACCCATTTGAAGAGGGTGACCAAATCTATTTAAAAGATGCAAGAACTTACTATTTAGGACTTAGTAAAGCTTTTGGAGATTTAAGTGCAACACTACTTTATGGAAATACTCAATATGATAAAGCAGATGAATCTTATGACCAAGATGAAACTACTTTATGGTTAGGATATAAAATAAATAAAGAGTTAAGTGCAAATCTTGGACTTACTCATGTAAATGTAGATAGTGATGACGAAGAAGAGACAGACCAAGACCAAATAAATCTTACTGTAACTTACTCTTTTTAG
- the nuoN gene encoding NADH-quinone oxidoreductase subunit NuoN has product MNSIPPIAIEFASLNFPTIIPMIVAIVGALVILIIDLVNKNLDKSLYVMIAVLFLLIDLGTLIGFTSDVRGFFDLLLVDGIAILSQIIIVIASFLFVLTAMGKLRFQEYRYPEYFALYLFMVAGFQFMVSSDSLILILVGLETASMALYTIIAMHNRANALEAAIKYFTMGALSTAFFAFGSLIFYALTGTVELGKVSEVLVASEYENYPLVLLGVIFMLGALGFKLSLVPYHTWVADVYEGSTAALAGFLSIVPKMAGFVVALRFFEIFIASNDPFVEIILYLTVVLTITIPNIIALLQNDINRMLAYSSISNAGFAMTAILIGSTQATQALFLYWLMFLITNLGAFSMLWINRSKDYNTFSSDHEMEKYSGLIKKEPFSALMMGLFLFSLAGIPPFALFWGKLYLIGSAVNAGYIILALIMVINSAIAGYYYLKPIVFMFLKDANKEVEVKFLSNSTPTIKGLIGFCAVLVIFSIFLIEPLLEIISYYVQISGY; this is encoded by the coding sequence ATGAATAGTATCCCACCAATTGCAATTGAGTTTGCAAGTTTAAACTTCCCAACAATTATTCCTATGATTGTAGCTATTGTTGGGGCATTAGTTATTTTAATTATTGATTTAGTAAATAAAAATCTTGATAAATCACTTTATGTGATGATTGCAGTTTTATTTTTACTTATAGATTTAGGAACACTAATAGGTTTTACTTCTGATGTAAGAGGTTTTTTTGACCTTTTATTAGTTGATGGAATTGCTATTTTATCTCAAATAATTATTGTAATAGCCTCTTTCCTTTTTGTTTTAACTGCAATGGGAAAACTAAGATTTCAAGAATATAGATACCCTGAATACTTTGCCCTATATCTATTTATGGTAGCAGGTTTTCAGTTTATGGTAAGTTCTGATTCACTTATTTTAATCCTTGTGGGACTTGAAACAGCTTCAATGGCTCTTTATACAATTATTGCAATGCATAATAGAGCAAATGCTTTAGAAGCAGCTATCAAATATTTTACAATGGGTGCTTTATCAACTGCTTTTTTTGCTTTTGGGTCTTTGATTTTTTATGCTTTAACTGGAACTGTAGAACTTGGAAAAGTATCTGAGGTTTTAGTTGCTTCTGAATATGAGAATTATCCTTTAGTTCTGTTAGGTGTAATTTTTATGTTAGGTGCTTTAGGTTTTAAACTATCTCTTGTACCTTATCATACTTGGGTAGCAGATGTATATGAAGGTTCAACTGCAGCACTTGCAGGATTTTTATCTATTGTTCCAAAGATGGCAGGTTTTGTAGTAGCACTGAGATTCTTTGAAATTTTTATAGCAAGTAATGACCCTTTTGTTGAGATTATTTTATACCTAACCGTTGTATTAACAATTACAATTCCAAATATTATTGCTCTTTTACAAAATGATATTAATAGAATGCTTGCTTACTCTTCTATTTCAAATGCAGGTTTTGCAATGACTGCTATTTTAATTGGAAGTACACAAGCAACACAAGCACTATTTTTATATTGGTTAATGTTCTTAATTACAAACCTTGGGGCATTTTCAATGCTATGGATAAATAGAAGTAAAGATTATAATACTTTCTCTTCTGACCATGAGATGGAAAAATATTCAGGATTAATAAAAAAAGAGCCATTTTCTGCACTTATGATGGGACTATTTTTATTCTCTCTTGCAGGGATTCCTCCTTTTGCACTATTTTGGGGAAAACTATATTTAATAGGGAGTGCTGTAAATGCAGGTTATATAATTTTAGCCTTAATTATGGTAATCAACTCAGCAATTGCAGGATATTATTACTTAAAACCTATAGTATTTATGTTTTTAAAAGATGCAAATAAAGAAGTTGAGGTTAAATTTTTATCAAATTCAACACCAACAATAAAAGGTCTTATTGGATTTTGTGCTGTATTGGTAATATTTTCGATTTTCTTAATAGAGCCATTATTAGAAATAATCTCTTATTATGTACAAATATCAGGATACTAG